The Nitrospira tepida genome includes a window with the following:
- a CDS encoding HupE/UreJ family protein, translated as MRRIVVQIVVLVLWICASALPALAHKPSDSYLTLSVESDRIDGRWDIALRDLDYAIGLDADDDGQLTWGEVRFRLSVIRDYVLPRLAVSMGEVVCASRPTADLLDQHTDGIYAVLKFSLDCPHPTLRMEVHYNLLFDLDPQHRGLAQIISSEGVTSVIFSPEHPQYSVMVGASRPWGALLSYAHEGVHHIWSGIDHLLFLMALLLPSVLRRRGGVWEAVPAFRPALIQTAAVVTAFTVAHSITLSLAVLDLVRLPARLVESAIAASVVLAALNNIAPLVAERRWVVALGFGLLHGFGFAGALADLGLPPNATVAALAGFNLGVEAGQLLIVGLFLPIAYGLRGLRLYRRGVVAAGSCAVAALALCWLVERAFDWQILNF; from the coding sequence GTGAGGCGGATTGTCGTTCAGATCGTCGTGCTGGTCTTGTGGATCTGCGCGTCGGCCTTGCCGGCGCTCGCGCACAAACCCAGCGACAGTTATCTCACGCTCTCGGTCGAGTCGGATCGCATCGACGGCCGCTGGGATATCGCCCTGCGCGATCTGGACTATGCGATCGGCCTGGATGCCGACGACGACGGCCAATTGACCTGGGGCGAGGTGCGATTCCGCCTGTCGGTGATTCGCGACTACGTTCTGCCTCGACTTGCCGTGAGTATGGGAGAAGTGGTCTGTGCCAGCCGGCCGACGGCCGATCTCTTGGATCAGCACACGGACGGAATTTATGCCGTGTTGAAGTTTTCTCTCGATTGCCCGCACCCAACGCTTCGGATGGAAGTCCACTACAATCTCTTGTTCGATCTCGATCCTCAACATCGCGGGTTGGCCCAGATCATCAGCAGTGAGGGCGTCACTAGCGTCATATTTTCGCCCGAGCATCCGCAATACAGCGTGATGGTCGGCGCCAGTCGTCCATGGGGCGCGTTGCTGTCGTATGCGCATGAGGGAGTGCATCACATCTGGAGCGGGATCGATCATCTCCTGTTTCTGATGGCCCTGCTCCTCCCGTCCGTGTTGCGCCGTCGCGGCGGGGTCTGGGAAGCGGTGCCGGCCTTTCGCCCGGCGCTGATTCAAACCGCGGCCGTCGTCACGGCCTTCACGGTGGCCCATTCGATCACGCTGAGTCTGGCCGTGTTGGACCTGGTTCGGTTGCCTGCTCGTCTGGTCGAGTCCGCGATCGCCGCCTCCGTTGTGCTGGCGGCTCTCAACAACATCGCGCCCCTCGTGGCCGAACGTCGATGGGTCGTGGCCCTAGGCTTTGGTCTGTTGCACGGGTTCGGATTCGCCGGCGCCCTGGCCGATCTGGGCCTTCCGCCCAACGCGACTGTGGCGGCGCTGGCCGGGTTCAATCTCGGCGTGGAAGCAGGACAACTGCTGATCGTCGGCCTGTTCCTCCCGATCGCCTACGGCCTCCGCGGCTTGCGGCTCTATCGGCGCGGGGTCGTCGCCGCCGGTTCCTGCGCGGTCGCGGCCTTGGCCCTCTGTTGGCTGGTCGAGCGCGCCTTCGATTGGCAAATCCTGAATTTTTGA
- a CDS encoding energy transducer TonB has translation MGRSTRDVDYGWLVKSIRGRILDLKQYPIEARLNRYEGRVVVRAVISEAGELLDVSVVQSSGHEVLDRNAIDLLRRVCPITMREPLQRQAVAVKVPVSYSLRN, from the coding sequence GTGGGACGTTCCACCAGAGACGTGGATTACGGCTGGCTGGTGAAGTCGATTCGAGGGCGGATTCTCGATCTGAAGCAATACCCGATCGAAGCAAGGCTGAATCGATACGAAGGACGTGTGGTCGTTCGCGCGGTCATCAGCGAGGCCGGCGAGCTGCTCGACGTCTCCGTCGTGCAAAGTTCGGGGCACGAGGTGCTCGATCGCAATGCGATCGACCTCCTGCGCCGGGTCTGTCCGATCACGATGCGCGAGCCCTTGCAGCGGCAAGCGGTGGCGGTCAAGGTGCCGGTCAGCTACAGCTTGCGCAATTGA
- the nikR gene encoding nickel-responsive transcriptional regulator NikR — protein MTQLSRFGVSLDRTLLAEFDRLIDRKGYATRSEALRDLIRANLVEEEWSDGREAVATVTIVYDHHVRDLTDKLTSVQHDSQHLIVSSLHVHLDRDHCLEVLVLRGKGREIRHVADVLIGTKGVKHGQLVRTTTGTRLR, from the coding sequence ATGACGCAACTTTCCCGCTTCGGCGTATCCCTGGACCGTACGTTGCTGGCTGAATTCGACCGATTGATCGACCGGAAGGGCTATGCGACACGGTCGGAGGCGCTGCGCGACCTGATCCGCGCCAATCTGGTCGAGGAGGAATGGAGCGACGGGCGCGAGGCCGTCGCCACCGTGACCATCGTCTACGATCACCACGTCCGTGACCTCACCGATAAACTCACGAGCGTGCAACATGACTCGCAGCATCTGATCGTGTCCAGCCTGCACGTCCATCTTGACCGCGACCACTGCCTGGAAGTGTTGGTCCTACGGGGCAAGGGCCGCGAGATCAGACATGTGGCCGACGTCCTCATCGGCACCAAGGGAGTCAAGCACGGTCAATTGGTGCGGACCACGACCGGGACCAGGTTGCGATGA
- a CDS encoding TonB-dependent receptor, whose translation MNARCLLLLVGLVLAIVTGRAWGHDPDSPELEVSEVVVEADRPVAASSQQFIPDKEYLLQPQGRPAQVLRLIPGFIAVEHSGGAGKADQYFLRGFDADHGTDVAFFADGMPINFRSHAHGQGYTDLNFIIPETIEGLDVYKGGYHTEFGDFATAGAVNFRTREAVKEGVIQAAGGQFDTQRYLLMLSPTVDKVKTLFAAEGYYTNGPFINDNRYFRGNLLGKATFNPTTRSELSLTGTFHKAQWNGSGEIPLRAVTDGSLDRFGSIDPSEGGRTLRSTGRLNYHYDTTSGGRFFADAYGQYYKFDLYTNFTFFLNDPANGDGFQQSDTRLVYGGHVGYRQVVSALGAPGAVTLGVQARVDDIHARLGPQVKRTILGTTLDSEIQEASYAPYIKAEVQPLSWMRLAGGLRSEIFTFDVRNRCLDCAEQPAGRTTSGVLLPKANVILGPWAATEFFLNYGDGFHSNDARSAIVPGSAPIARARTYEAGIRSKPWGSEGVELIATLWALDLKQELVFVGDEGTTEVRGATRRRGVEVAARGQVYGPLYFNGSFTWTKAEFRNGDAIPLAPEFTAYGALLLKWPEGLTSQLQATYLGERPLIEDRSVKAPSWIDFDLSERYQLPIKLSHGRLEAFLFIQNLLNTKWEQATFFFESRLRNEAAGVNDIHFVPGNPRFVMGGLAWYF comes from the coding sequence ATGAACGCGAGATGCCTGTTGCTGCTGGTGGGATTGGTCCTCGCGATTGTCACGGGCAGGGCCTGGGGCCATGACCCGGATAGTCCGGAACTCGAAGTGTCGGAAGTCGTGGTGGAGGCCGATCGTCCGGTCGCAGCCTCCTCCCAGCAGTTCATCCCCGACAAGGAATACCTGCTCCAGCCTCAAGGGCGTCCGGCCCAGGTCCTGCGCCTGATTCCCGGCTTTATTGCGGTGGAACATTCCGGCGGCGCCGGCAAGGCGGATCAATATTTCCTCCGCGGGTTCGATGCCGACCATGGGACCGACGTGGCCTTCTTTGCGGATGGGATGCCGATCAATTTCCGCTCGCACGCCCATGGCCAGGGCTATACCGATCTGAACTTCATCATTCCCGAAACCATCGAAGGGTTGGATGTGTATAAAGGCGGTTATCACACCGAATTCGGGGACTTTGCGACGGCGGGCGCCGTGAATTTCAGGACGAGGGAGGCGGTCAAGGAGGGGGTCATCCAGGCCGCGGGCGGACAGTTCGACACGCAACGGTATCTGCTCATGCTGTCGCCGACGGTCGACAAGGTGAAGACGTTGTTTGCGGCCGAGGGGTATTACACAAATGGGCCGTTCATCAACGACAACCGGTACTTTCGAGGCAATCTGCTCGGAAAGGCGACGTTCAACCCGACCACGCGTTCCGAATTGAGCCTGACCGGCACCTTCCATAAGGCGCAATGGAACGGCTCGGGCGAGATCCCGTTGCGCGCGGTGACGGACGGGTCGTTGGATCGATTTGGATCCATCGATCCGTCGGAAGGCGGCAGGACCCTCCGCTCCACCGGACGGCTCAACTACCATTACGATACGACCTCCGGCGGACGGTTCTTCGCCGATGCCTACGGACAGTATTACAAGTTCGATCTCTATACGAATTTCACCTTCTTTCTGAACGATCCCGCAAATGGGGACGGGTTCCAACAGTCCGATACACGGCTGGTGTACGGCGGCCATGTCGGTTACCGCCAGGTGGTTTCGGCGCTGGGAGCGCCAGGAGCCGTCACGCTGGGCGTCCAAGCGCGAGTGGACGACATCCATGCTCGATTGGGGCCGCAAGTCAAGCGGACCATCCTCGGCACGACCCTCGACAGTGAGATTCAAGAGGCCTCCTATGCCCCCTATATCAAGGCGGAGGTACAGCCGCTCTCATGGATGCGATTGGCGGGAGGACTGCGCAGCGAGATCTTTACGTTCGACGTGCGAAATCGCTGTCTTGATTGTGCCGAACAGCCGGCCGGCCGAACCACGTCCGGCGTACTCTTGCCCAAGGCCAATGTGATCTTGGGACCCTGGGCCGCAACCGAGTTCTTCCTGAACTACGGAGATGGCTTTCACAGCAACGACGCACGATCGGCCATTGTGCCGGGATCCGCGCCCATCGCCAGGGCGCGCACCTACGAAGCCGGCATCCGTTCCAAACCCTGGGGGTCTGAGGGCGTGGAGCTGATTGCCACCCTGTGGGCTTTGGACCTCAAACAGGAACTGGTATTCGTGGGAGATGAGGGGACCACAGAAGTACGCGGCGCCACCCGCCGGCGCGGAGTGGAAGTGGCGGCGCGCGGACAGGTCTACGGACCGCTGTATTTTAACGGCAGCTTTACGTGGACGAAGGCCGAGTTCCGCAACGGCGATGCGATTCCTCTGGCTCCGGAGTTTACGGCCTACGGGGCCTTGCTGTTGAAATGGCCGGAGGGGCTCACGTCGCAATTGCAGGCCACCTACTTGGGCGAGCGGCCGCTCATTGAAGATCGGAGCGTCAAGGCGCCGTCCTGGATCGACTTTGATCTGTCCGAACGCTATCAGTTGCCGATCAAGCTGTCCCACGGCCGCCTGGAGGCCTTCTTGTTCATCCAAAATCTGCTTAATACGAAATGGGAGCAGGCGACGTTCTTCTTCGAGTCCCGGCTCCGGAACGAGGCCGCTGGGGTCAACGATATCCACTTCGTGCCGGGGAATCCCCGATTTGTGATGGGCGGCCTCGCATGGTACTTTTAA
- a CDS encoding DNA-3-methyladenine glycosylase has product MQGAILGQRFFDRPTLRVARDLIGKYLVRQRGPELLAGRIVEVEAYIGPKDLACHASKGRTARTDVMFGQAGVAYVYLIYGMYHCLNVVTEAVDVPAAVLLRAVEVEGRLIDGPGRLTRSFSIDRSLNRWDLTKGEALWFEDRAQPVRRTSIKTYPRIGVDYAGTWANKPWRFRLDGDGVIPRQMARAGAG; this is encoded by the coding sequence ATGCAGGGCGCCATTTTAGGACAGAGGTTTTTCGACCGGCCGACCTTGCGGGTCGCTCGGGACCTGATCGGCAAGTATCTCGTCCGGCAACGGGGTCCGGAGCTGCTGGCCGGACGGATCGTGGAGGTGGAAGCCTATATCGGTCCGAAGGACTTGGCCTGTCACGCCTCGAAGGGGCGAACGGCGCGGACGGATGTGATGTTCGGCCAGGCCGGCGTGGCGTATGTCTATCTCATTTATGGAATGTATCACTGCCTGAACGTCGTGACGGAGGCTGTGGATGTTCCGGCTGCGGTCCTGCTGCGGGCGGTGGAGGTGGAAGGGCGACTGATCGACGGGCCAGGCCGGCTGACGCGCTCGTTTTCAATCGATCGGTCGCTCAACCGGTGGGACCTGACGAAAGGCGAGGCCCTGTGGTTTGAAGATCGGGCCCAGCCGGTGCGGCGAACCTCCATCAAGACCTATCCCCGGATCGGCGTGGACTATGCCGGAACCTGGGCGAACAAGCCCTGGCGGTTCCGGCTTGACGGCGATGGAGTGATTCCACGGCAAATGGCAAGAGCCGGCGCTGGATAG
- a CDS encoding ATP-binding protein encodes MTTSAVENALTTKQTQLQRVLTTALNDLTLDAALAAIFHREGGPLTAHGSKGLTPREVHTILRTLSSSLRTLVTTPSQEQEGGTGARLKLITPSSRNLLVVPLRYRQRTYGALVLGRRDQAPLQRKERAMIESACEAITKALEKEQLFDGSVILSRPLVSPEPISAQRDTLDTLSSTPSYATPEVQDQALAILSECAQILPYDRAWVAHYDPLAGSVEVITVAGEQKSDGKRDLKAGLRLALEASASGWAVRHRKPRVDHDLASTQGRFADHKHLYKDRFLSSFVLPFFVRGQVGGTLTLASKEASRYSPADASAIEPIILKLVDLFQKPLTPAAPPAAAADSGSSEPARVQPVESLEPAIRKQERQAAIGEFSAFLATELREPLASIRAQLEEVTGEGILDFDPQTRVEKAMRDLIRIEALLNEILDFAKPLELNRRLCRVPEIIENALAVVSTELEVTRIQVTKDYAAHLAPVRCDEAKMQQVLLSIFKNSIEAMSPGGQLHIGLSQHRAGRHHEVQIVIKNDGAPIPPEHLSKVFEPFFSTKRSGTGLGLASVKKIVEEHGGHISLASGEGQGTTTTIRLPAMVRRPPFRHRGRGRRSPRH; translated from the coding sequence ATGACGACCTCCGCCGTCGAAAACGCCCTGACGACGAAACAGACCCAGTTGCAGAGGGTGCTCACCACTGCGCTGAATGACCTCACCCTCGATGCGGCCCTGGCCGCCATCTTCCACCGGGAAGGCGGTCCCCTGACCGCGCACGGCTCGAAAGGGTTGACGCCACGGGAGGTGCATACGATTCTTCGCACCCTGTCGAGCAGCCTGCGGACGCTTGTGACCACTCCCTCCCAAGAGCAGGAGGGCGGAACCGGCGCGCGACTGAAATTGATCACCCCCTCTTCGCGCAACCTGCTGGTGGTCCCGCTCCGGTACCGCCAACGCACCTACGGCGCGCTGGTGTTGGGGCGGCGGGATCAGGCGCCGCTCCAGCGCAAAGAACGAGCCATGATCGAGAGCGCCTGCGAGGCCATTACGAAGGCCCTCGAAAAGGAGCAGCTCTTTGACGGCTCCGTGATCCTGAGCCGCCCGCTGGTCTCGCCGGAGCCGATTTCGGCCCAGCGGGACACGCTTGACACCCTGAGCAGTACCCCCTCGTACGCCACGCCCGAAGTTCAGGACCAGGCCCTGGCGATTTTGTCCGAATGCGCCCAGATCCTTCCCTACGACCGGGCCTGGGTCGCCCATTACGATCCACTGGCCGGTTCCGTGGAAGTCATCACCGTGGCCGGCGAGCAGAAGAGCGACGGAAAGCGGGACCTCAAGGCGGGGTTGCGCCTGGCCCTTGAGGCCTCGGCGTCGGGATGGGCGGTCCGACACCGCAAACCGCGGGTGGACCATGATTTGGCCTCGACCCAAGGCCGGTTCGCCGATCACAAGCATCTCTATAAGGACCGGTTCCTCTCTTCATTCGTCCTGCCGTTCTTCGTGCGCGGCCAGGTGGGCGGGACCCTGACGCTCGCTTCCAAGGAGGCCTCTCGGTACAGTCCCGCCGACGCTTCGGCGATCGAGCCGATCATTCTGAAATTGGTCGACCTGTTCCAGAAGCCCCTGACGCCGGCCGCGCCGCCCGCGGCCGCCGCCGATTCCGGCTCTTCGGAACCGGCCCGCGTCCAGCCGGTGGAATCGTTGGAGCCGGCGATCCGCAAGCAGGAGCGCCAGGCTGCCATCGGGGAGTTCAGCGCCTTTCTGGCCACCGAGCTGCGCGAGCCGCTCGCCTCCATCCGCGCCCAGCTCGAAGAGGTCACGGGCGAAGGCATTCTCGACTTCGATCCGCAAACGCGCGTCGAAAAGGCCATGCGCGACCTGATTCGGATCGAAGCACTGCTGAACGAGATCCTCGACTTCGCGAAGCCGCTGGAACTCAACCGCCGGCTCTGCCGCGTCCCGGAGATCATCGAAAACGCGCTGGCCGTCGTCTCGACCGAGCTGGAGGTGACCCGCATTCAGGTCACCAAGGATTACGCCGCCCATCTGGCGCCGGTCCGCTGCGACGAGGCGAAGATGCAGCAGGTGTTGCTCAGCATTTTCAAGAACTCGATCGAAGCCATGTCGCCGGGCGGCCAGCTCCATATCGGGCTGAGCCAGCACCGGGCCGGCCGCCATCACGAAGTGCAGATCGTGATCAAGAACGATGGGGCCCCGATTCCGCCGGAACACCTGAGCAAGGTTTTCGAGCCCTTCTTCAGCACCAAACGGAGCGGTACCGGCCTGGGGCTCGCCAGCGTCAAAAAGATCGTGGAGGAGCACGGCGGACACATCAGCCTGGCCAGCGGCGAAGGACAGGGCACGACCACGACGATCCGGCTGCCGGCCATGGTGCGGAGACCCCCCTTCCGCCACCGAGGCCGAGGCCGCCGGAGCCCGCGACATTAG
- a CDS encoding phage holin family protein encodes MTGWLTRILVTGIAVFLAISIVPGIEVQSWSAGLAAVLVLTILNALVRPILYVMSLPLILLTFGLFMVIINAVLLELVAYLVKGFIVTGLWPAMLGSLVISIVTTILTAMTSTQIYSARLDDRHERRPPRIIN; translated from the coding sequence ATGACCGGATGGCTCACCCGAATTCTCGTGACGGGCATTGCGGTGTTTCTGGCGATCAGCATCGTGCCCGGCATCGAGGTCCAGTCCTGGTCCGCCGGCCTGGCGGCGGTCTTGGTTTTGACGATCCTGAACGCGCTCGTGCGGCCGATCCTCTACGTCATGTCGCTCCCGCTCATCCTGCTCACGTTCGGCCTGTTTATGGTCATCATCAACGCCGTGTTGCTGGAGCTGGTGGCCTACCTGGTAAAAGGCTTCATCGTGACCGGCCTCTGGCCCGCCATGCTCGGATCCCTCGTCATCAGCATCGTCACCACGATCCTGACCGCCATGACCTCGACCCAGATTTACAGCGCGCGCTTGGACGACCGGCACGAGCGACGTCCACCGCGCATCATCAATTGA
- a CDS encoding c-type cytochrome, giving the protein MRMPGFILNPLKTLWYLLLIVLAVGLAGAGWMAYDHFSSGFSAKGQPSAIEIWAARTARYWAIPKEWREAQNPVPLSPVALGEGRAHFADHCASCHANDGSGQTKIGKNVYPPAPDLRLPDTQDLSDGILFYTIHYGVRFTAMPGWGEGDPRNDLDSWKLVHFIRHLPQITPEELDEMKQLNPKSKHQIEEEAEFEQFLQGQEPASQPSHSH; this is encoded by the coding sequence ATGCGTATGCCAGGTTTTATTCTGAATCCCCTCAAGACGCTCTGGTATCTCCTGTTGATCGTGTTGGCCGTGGGACTGGCCGGCGCGGGCTGGATGGCCTACGACCACTTCTCCAGCGGATTCAGCGCGAAGGGGCAGCCCAGCGCGATCGAAATCTGGGCGGCGCGCACCGCCCGCTACTGGGCCATCCCCAAGGAATGGCGGGAGGCGCAGAATCCCGTGCCGCTGTCGCCCGTCGCGCTGGGAGAGGGGCGGGCGCATTTCGCCGACCATTGCGCGAGCTGCCATGCCAACGACGGCAGCGGCCAGACGAAGATTGGGAAGAACGTCTACCCGCCCGCGCCGGACCTTCGCCTGCCGGACACGCAGGACCTGTCGGACGGCATCCTCTTCTACACCATCCATTACGGCGTGCGGTTCACGGCCATGCCTGGTTGGGGCGAAGGCGATCCCCGGAACGATCTGGACAGTTGGAAGCTCGTGCACTTCATCCGCCACCTGCCTCAGATCACCCCGGAGGAACTGGACGAGATGAAGCAGCTCAACCCCAAGAGCAAGCACCAAATCGAGGAAGAAGCGGAGTTTGAACAGTTCCTCCAGGGCCAGGAGCCGGCAAGCCAGCCGTCGCATAGTCATTAA
- a CDS encoding carotenoid biosynthesis protein, with product MDTLILLGKTVLLRPYVFLFLAAFLFTASRLLGWPRTWFFFVNTWLTALLCELSSTRTGIPFGWYFYTGSTVGRELYLWDVPFMDSLSFTFLLFASYCLALWFVLPARSPQDDARSKRLPLLPALTSDATVRRSWPVLGLASLLFALIDVVIDPVALRGDRWFLGKIYFYPEAGVYFGIPLANFFGWAFVGIIALGIYRVIDRHLPDDREAAPSASTTVDVLLGCGLYYGVLLFNLSVTFWIGETLLGLVGLLLYIPVTTLALLRLFGRLEVRVPHKQTAT from the coding sequence GTGGACACGCTCATTCTCCTTGGCAAGACCGTCCTGCTCCGTCCTTACGTCTTTCTATTCCTGGCGGCGTTTCTGTTCACGGCCTCCCGCCTGCTCGGATGGCCGCGCACCTGGTTTTTCTTCGTCAACACCTGGCTCACTGCCCTGTTGTGCGAGCTGTCGTCCACGAGGACGGGCATCCCGTTCGGATGGTACTTTTACACCGGTTCGACCGTGGGCCGGGAGTTGTACCTGTGGGACGTGCCGTTCATGGACTCGCTCTCGTTTACGTTTTTGCTGTTCGCCAGCTATTGCCTGGCCCTCTGGTTTGTGCTGCCGGCTCGGTCACCGCAGGACGATGCCCGTTCGAAACGACTGCCCCTCCTCCCGGCTTTGACCTCCGATGCCACCGTCCGCCGCTCCTGGCCGGTGCTCGGGCTCGCCAGCCTCCTGTTCGCCTTGATCGACGTGGTCATCGACCCGGTGGCGCTGCGGGGAGACCGGTGGTTTCTCGGCAAGATTTATTTCTATCCGGAAGCCGGCGTCTATTTCGGGATTCCGCTCGCCAACTTTTTCGGCTGGGCTTTCGTGGGCATCATCGCGCTCGGCATCTATCGCGTGATCGACCGCCACTTGCCGGATGATCGCGAGGCGGCTCCATCGGCCTCGACGACGGTTGATGTCTTGTTGGGTTGCGGCTTGTACTATGGCGTGCTCTTGTTTAATCTGAGCGTGACGTTCTGGATCGGCGAAACGCTCTTGGGGTTGGTGGGGCTGTTGCTTTATATTCCCGTCACGACCTTGGCCCTGCTCCGCCTGTTCGGCCGGCTGGAGGTGCGCGTTCCTCACAAGCAAACGGCGACGTGA